The following are from one region of the Camelus ferus isolate YT-003-E chromosome 13, BCGSAC_Cfer_1.0, whole genome shotgun sequence genome:
- the RBP7 gene encoding retinoid-binding protein 7, protein MPADFSGTWNLLSSDNLEGYMVALGIDFATRKIAKMLKPQKVIEQNGDSFTIHTYSSLRNYSVTFKVGEEFDEDTKGLDNRKCKSLVTWDNDRLTCVQKGEKKNRGWIHWIEGDLLHLEMFCEGQVCKQTFQRA, encoded by the exons ATGCCCGCCGACTTCAGCGGCACCTGGAACCTGCTCAGCAGCGACAACTTGGAGGGCTACATGGTGGCCCTAG gtatTGACTTTGCCACTCGTAAGATAGCCAAGATGCTGAAGCCACAGAAAGTGATCGAGCAAAATGGAGATTCTTTTACCATCCACACGTACAGTAGTCTAAGGAACTACTCTGTTACATTCAAAGTTGGAGAAGAATTTGATGAGGATACCAAAGGCCTGGATAACAGGAAATGCAAG AGCTTGGTCACCTGGGACAATGACAGACTCACTTGTGTGCagaagggggaaaagaagaaCAGAGGCTGGATCCACTGGATTGAAGGGGACCTACTCCACCTG GAAATGTTCTGTGAAGGCCAAGTGTGCAAACAGACGTTCCAGAGAGCTTGA